The Drosophila yakuba strain Tai18E2 chromosome X, Prin_Dyak_Tai18E2_2.1, whole genome shotgun sequence DNA segment AACTAAGTATTGCTCAAACAATAAATCCATTTGAgtagatatagatataaaaGTTGTAGGGTTAAAATATAATGGCAATTTCTACAATCATAATGCACAGGAGTGGGCGAGCGGCGATAAAAGTCATTTTAAGCTTAAATTTTTGCACTTAAGACTTgaacttaatttatttcatttcttgAGCGCATTTCTATGCTTCCGCTGGATGAGTGATAAGTTGCAGCGCTTGGTGATAAATCGCATACGAGGCACTGTGCCAAAGGATGGATCTATagtacacatatgtatatggtatatagTACATGGTTCGGGATCTGGTGCTCCATGGTATCAGCTGCCCACATGACCTCCACTGGTTATTTATGGCGCATCTTTCGCTGCCCTTTGCACCCAGTCTATGGGATTGGGTtcttgggtttgggtttgggaaTCATGACTGGACGGAAtctaaatccaaatccaaatccaaatagAAATGCGAATCTTGAGGTCCAAGATGGAGCGCTTATCGGCAGACGGTTGGCACACAAGTTTGGCCCCTGACTggtattttctattttcatcGGTACTTTGAATTCGAATTgctatttaattaattgctgtAAGATTTATGGCCATTATTGATAAGGAAAGCGCAACCTTTTACCAACTAAATTCGCTAAGGTCAACGCcataaatctaaataaatcGTAACAATGGAGTAAACACAGAAATCCAAACGCTTTGCACTTGAATATTACTtttgtttgaaatttaaaaacatctGTTAAAAACTAATTACTGCTTTTGCTTGctatttgtaaaaatattgGTTCGAATAGGGATTTTCTCCAAACTTTATTTATGTAGTTTTATTTAGCTAGTATagataatttgtatttatttgtttcctgttatttattttcactttcaatttcTAATCAAAAAACGCACACAAGTCGCGCGAAAACCGCACCAAAACCGAAATCAAACCAAATCGCGACAAAGTCGCGTTAAAACCGCACCCAACCCAAATATGTTTTGGAGCGACTTTGGAGCGGTTTTGGTTAGGTTAAACCTGTTAAACTTTACAGTGCAATCATTACGatttatgatatatttatttacctaCATAATTGTTGCCGAAATACCGTTACATTCAAAAAAGATTGACAATGTAAaaggaaaaagcaaaaaaaacacTTGATGGAccggttttttgtttttgttttcatcaATGATGTTATGACGGGGGGGGGGCACCGTTTCTATGTCAAGGTTATAATAATTGTGCAAATTAGACAGATTTGCAGCGTCTGTGCATCACCTTGCAACCTGTGGTTACTTACAAAAGATTAGCAATTAGCAAGGCGCAATTAAATGCAGTTAAATTAACCAAAATAATTACTaaacaaaagtgtaaaaagaaaagataaaagatacaaaaacgCTCTATGGGGTCAGCTGGCGCCTTTCAGGGCTGCCACCTAATTCACTGTTTGGAGCTGCCAACCATCTGGCAACGCGCATTCTCTGGAATTCGATAACAagattttaacaatttaaattaaaacgcGCAAAGTTCGGCGAACAAATTAATTTACGCTTGCTATAGGGAACGTAAGGCGatcgagttttttttttaattatcatAAGTCTACGGAACACTTCGATTATTTTGACCTATCGACGACAGTTTCACCCCTAGAAGACAGCAGAAAACAGCTGAGTTTCGAAATGAAAAGGATATGGCCATTTCCGTTTGACCTTCGATGGTGCGGCAACGGGGTTGAAAACCATGGAAACCTAGGTGCTAGCGATGTACATTAGGATAGGATTGAATAGCTTGATATCTGTGGTGATTGTCATCCTGGTGGCAGCCTATCTCTACCGCCGACATCCTGGAGGAAATGGTGAGTTAAATAACGAGCAAGGAGCACAATTACACCATATTTTCGATTTTAGCTGGCACAAGGAAAGCGTCCAGGAGACCGCCAAATCCGGAGGATCCATTGCCGCCCTCCAACTCGCCGCTCCACGAATTCTCCCGGGCGGCCGTTTGTTCCGACAGCGATGTGTGCAGCCAGTTGGCCAGAAAGGTCCTGGCCAATGGAGGAAGTGCTGTGGATGCCGCCCTGGCGGCCCTGATTTGCAACGGACTCATTGGGATGCAGAGCATGGGCATCGGCGGCGGCATGGTGATGAACGTTTACATTGCCAAGGAGAGCAAATCCTACAGCATTCTGGCCAGGGAAATTGCTCCGTTGGCCCTGCGGGCGGAGAACTTCTCGTCATTTCGCGATGAGCAGGATTTCAAGAGATCCGGATGGTCCATTGCCGTGCCAGCTGAATTAACCGGATATGCGGTGGCCCATCAGAGATTCGGGCGGCTGAAGTGGCAGGATTTGGTGCTGCCCACTTTGGAACTGTGTCGTCGTGGCTACCGATTGTATAAGCACCAGTACGATGCGCTCATACTCAACCAGGACATGATCAGTGCCGATCCCGGCCTGCGGCGTATGTTCATCGATCCCAGCACTGGGCGCTTCTGGCCATTGGGCCATCTCATCCGCCCCTCGGCTCAATTGTGCACCACCTATGATCGGTTGGCCAGAAACGGACCACTCAGCTTCTACAGGGGATCTATCGCCGATGATCTGCTGGCCGACTTAAAGGATGCGGGCAGTGCCATAACTAAGGAAGACCTCAACCAAGCACACGCCAAGTTGAGTAGGTCCATTGTGATGCCCCTGGATGAACATGATCTCCATTTGACTCCTCCGCCGGGTAGTGGTCATGTTATCGGGTTCATAATGAACATACTGAAGGAGTTCCGCGCGGAACTCTCAAGAGCCGGAACTATGAGCCCACGGCATTTCCACTTGATGGTCGAGGCGATAAAGTTTGGATTCGTCAAGCGTTGGCAACTAGACGCATCGGCCAGCGAGGAGGTGagcccattttcatttccatctCTTTCGAATCCGTGTACTTTTCAAATACCTttgtaaaatgtataaaaagaaatctctttgtaaaatgtataaaaggAAGTTAGGTATTGAGTAGTCTTAATCTTTAATATAGTATGAAATGAACTAATATACCCATtatataatttcatttctCTCCCAGCTTTTGGCGAATCTGACCAGTTATGAATGGGCCAAATCCGTGGCCAGGCAAATTAACCACACACAGACCTTTAACAGCCCAGAGTTCTATGGAGCTTCTCCTGGCATTCAAATGCGAGATGAACACGGCACTGCGCACACTTCCGTGCTCCATGAAAACGATGCTGTTTCAGTGACCAGCTCTATCAATTTCTAGTAACTATATATTGCGAACATACATATGAATGTGTATAAAAAGGAAAtccttttcattttgcagTTTCGGCAGTGGACGAACTGGCAGACGTACGGGTGTTATCTTCAACAACGCCATGTCGGATTTCTCCATCGAGCAGCTGAAGAACTACTTCGATCTGCCCTTCGTGGCTGGCACGAATGGTGTAGTTCCGGCCGCCCGTCCCATGTCCTCCATGAGTCCAGTGATTGTCACCGAACGCGCCACTGGCAAAGTTCGCCTGGTTGTGGGTGCCGCTGGCGGTACCAAAATAATTACCGCCCTCGTTCCCCTTCTCGTGCGCATCCTTTGGCAGGAGGCAAACATCAAAGCCGCCATCGATGCCAGTCGCATCCATCACCAAATGTTGCCCAACGTCCTGCTCTACGAGTATGGACTATTGCAGAGCTATGTGGAGAGCCTGGAGGATAAAGGACATCGATGCGAACGATATGAGAACCGCGGATCCGTCATCTGTGGCATCGCTCAAGAAAATGACACCATCTGGGTGAACTCTGATTTCCGGAAGCCAGGTGGGGTTAGTGGATTTTAGAGATTTGCATCTCATCGGAGGTTTTCTCAAATTAAACCAAGAATGGTATCAAATATATAGTATTACATAAAGTATTAGTTATGCTGAAGGAGAACATTCTGTTTTCTAACAGAAACTCATTCAAACACGTTCATTGCTCAAATATATATGGTTTAggcaattatttttaatttcatttgatatACGCTATCGCACGAACGAAAAACATTCAGTATTTGTTAAAACGTTGTGTTACTTTAATGGTACTTAGagataaaaataatttatttgtaatttgtatcAGTtactaaaataatttaagtatGTATAGTATAATTAAAGTAATAGCCTAGGTGTAAACCTCCTCATACAGACGTGTAGAAGTGCTCTCTCTTGCGGTGGCAACAAATAAATAGCGTTATGTATAAGAATGTTGCAACTATGCCCAGAGTGTTGAGCGCCATGGAGAAGGCGAGCAGATACTTCCATTCGATCCGCAGCTCGGCACAACCATCGTTTCTAAAAGATTGAATATTCTCCATATAGATACTTGAATATGCTGCAGTTGTAGACTTACTGTGAAGGCTCCTCCTGGGCAGCAGTGAATGCCATTGGTGCCTCGGAGGAGGAGTTGGCCATCGCCTCACCTGCCGGAAAGCAGGTGCAATTGTGATAGCTCAGCAGTGAGCTCGATGTTGGTCCGCATTCACCATTAGCGGATGAGATGAGCTCCGCGAACTCGATCGCCGCACAGACGAGGGCCAAGCAGCAGAAGATCAGAGCCAGGCCAGTGAACACGTACGACTCGGCCAGCAGGACCTTGTAGCAACTGTTGGGCGGTCTGTGGTCCGTGATCTTGTGATCCCTTCGAAGCAGTATGAGACCCGCaatgctggccaaaagcagctGAGGAAGAGGTAAGTTCATTGAATTATACCATCCATCTATATGTGTATCCATCTTATAATCTTACCGACAGTCCGCTCAAATACGGATTGATCAATATGGATGCGTTTGGGGATAGGATTAGAATCCAAGCGGCAAGACCCACAATGAAGAGGCCCACAGCTAATTGCATAACTAGAAGCTGGCGGGATATATTCAGATTCCTGGTGGCCTGGAGACCTGAAGATACAACaaagtatattattaaatagtataTTCCAATTGACACACCATGCACCTCTACTAAACTTACTGTCGTGGTTTTTGTGATTGACAACGATCATGCGGCTGTGCCTCAGGCTGTTGCGAGTGGGCGTATGTCGTCCGGCGATCTTCATGCCCTTCATGTTTTGTGGCACCGTGGTGCTCATGTAGACGGCCTTTTTCAGTGAGAGTAGCGATGGATTTAGTGGTCTTTTCGATTACTGAAGATTAAGTCACTCACCTGCGATGCCTGCGGCGGTGGCTCCAAGTCGCTGAGGGGAATCTGTTCGTAGGTGGTCGCATAGCGCAGTGCCCTACCATGATCGCCAGCTGGAGCCGGCAGCTGTGGTGGTTGCGTTGGCGGAtcggcagcagctgccactGCCGGCAGCTCATCCCGCTGCGGTACGTTCTGATACTTTGGCTCCGGCTTGACAATCGCCAGTGGTGCGCTCCTATTGGCCGCGGGTAACTCATAGTTGTTGATCCCGAAGAATTTGGACTTGGCATCGTTTAGAGCCGCCTTTACAGCGGCTATGCTGTGGCTGGTGTGGCTGCCATTGagctccacttccacttccggTTCCGGTTCGCCAGCCATGCCGGACGCTAGCTGCTTTGACTGGGAGGCGCCCAAGTTGTCGTAGGTGCTCACGGGTCGGACTGGTTGCACTG contains these protein-coding regions:
- the LOC6523988 gene encoding glutathione hydrolase 1 proenzyme codes for the protein MYIRIGLNSLISVVIVILVAAYLYRRHPGGNAGTRKASRRPPNPEDPLPPSNSPLHEFSRAAVCSDSDVCSQLARKVLANGGSAVDAALAALICNGLIGMQSMGIGGGMVMNVYIAKESKSYSILAREIAPLALRAENFSSFRDEQDFKRSGWSIAVPAELTGYAVAHQRFGRLKWQDLVLPTLELCRRGYRLYKHQYDALILNQDMISADPGLRRMFIDPSTGRFWPLGHLIRPSAQLCTTYDRLARNGPLSFYRGSIADDLLADLKDAGSAITKEDLNQAHAKLSRSIVMPLDEHDLHLTPPPGSGHVIGFIMNILKEFRAELSRAGTMSPRHFHLMVEAIKFGFVKRWQLDASASEELLANLTSYEWAKSVARQINHTQTFNSPEFYGASPGIQMRDEHGTAHTSVLHENDAVSVTSSINFYFGSGRTGRRTGVIFNNAMSDFSIEQLKNYFDLPFVAGTNGVVPAARPMSSMSPVIVTERATGKVRLVVGAAGGTKIITALVPLLVRILWQEANIKAAIDASRIHHQMLPNVLLYEYGLLQSYVESLEDKGHRCERYENRGSVICGIAQENDTIWVNSDFRKPGGVSGF
- the LOC6523989 gene encoding uncharacterized protein LOC6523989 translates to MPVQPVRPVSTYDNLGASQSKQLASGMAGEPEPEVEVELNGSHTSHSIAAVKAALNDAKSKFFGINNYELPAANRSAPLAIVKPEPKYQNVPQRDELPAVAAAADPPTQPPQLPAPAGDHGRALRYATTYEQIPLSDLEPPPQASQAVYMSTTVPQNMKGMKIAGRHTPTRNSLRHSRMIVVNHKNHDSLQATRNLNISRQLLVMQLAVGLFIVGLAAWILILSPNASILINPYLSGLSLLLASIAGLILLRRDHKITDHRPPNSCYKVLLAESYVFTGLALIFCCLALVCAAIEFAELISSANGECGPTSSSLLSYHNCTCFPAGEAMANSSSEAPMAFTAAQEEPSQNDGCAELRIEWKYLLAFSMALNTLGIVATFLYITLFICCHRKREHFYTSV